A region of the Agrobacterium sp. RAC06 genome:
GACAGGCGATGTCCGCATCCGTCGTCATCCAGTCATGCGCATGGGTCGGGCGCTGCTTGGCGGCCAGCAAGGGAAGGACGGAGGCGAGGGAGTAAATCGATATTCCCTGTCCCGGCGGAAGATAGAGCATTTCACCCTGAAGCTCGAAATAGTCGCCGGGCTTGGCGCCGCAGTAGACGGTACCATTTTCGGGGACCACCACCTCGACACGCAGGTCAAAGAGCTCGAATGTGTCGTCCGTTCCGCTCATCAGTGTCTTCCCTCACGCCGCTTCTTCGCCGGCGTCGAGACGCCCTCGCACGAGATCGAACGAGCGCCCGATGTCATTGGAAAGTGCGTTGACCGCAGCCTCTTCGTCGCGCGCCTCGAGTGCCTCGATGAGTGTCCAGTGATGGTTCGTCGCAGCCAATCCGCCTTGTTCGTCGTGGATATGGGCGGCGGCCCGAACCACCGGGCCGGACTGGAGCCAGAGGCTTTCCACCATCGGGATCAGGACACGTGAGGAGGCGGCGCGATAGATCTGGAAATGGAAGCGATGGTTGATTTCAGAGGTGACTGGGCCGACGTCTTGGCCATGCCGCTCG
Encoded here:
- a CDS encoding TIGR04076 family protein, encoding MSGTDDTFELFDLRVEVVVPENGTVYCGAKPGDYFELQGEMLYLPPGQGISIYSLASVLPLLAAKQRPTHAHDWMTTDADIACPDPNCSTRLRIRRTGLRRFSHAATTAVPLEGKE